The Verrucomicrobiota bacterium region ATCACAAATGCAAAGTTTTTCCGCGCCACCGATACGGACACCTTGGAACGGGTTTACCAACAAATCGATCAGCTTGAAAAAACTGAAGTGAAGATGAAAAAATTCGAACATTACACCGAGCTTTTTGCCTGGTTTGCCGCCGCCGGACTGGCGTTAATCTGTATTGAACAGCTTTTGAGCAACACAAAGTACAGGAGGTTGCCATGAGTTTTCAATATACTTATTTACTCTGGGTCGGGCTCGGGGCTGTGGTCGCCGCCTATTTTGGCCTGAAATATTTCGAAAAAGACCGTCTTGCATTACTCTCACGCTTTGCCAGCGTCAAGCTGCTGGATGAGCTCACCAAGAGTGTCTCCTGGAAAAGGCGGCATATCAAACAGTGGCTCATCCTGATCGTCATCGCCCTTATTTTCATCGCCCTCGCCCGACCCCATGTGGGTTATACCTGGCAGGAAGTAAAAAGGCGCGGGCACGATATCCTTTTTGCCGTGGACACATCAAAGAGTATGCTCACCCCGGATATTAACCCCGACCGGTTGACCCGCTCGAAACTCGCCATCATCGATATGCTCGAAAAGCTCGAGGGAGACCGTGTGGGCCTGATCGCTTTTGCCGGAGGATCTTTCCTGCAATGTCCCCTGACAATCGATTATAACGCATTTCGCCAAACCGTCGAAGCCCTCGACACAAATATCATTCCCCGGGGTGGCACGGATATCGCCGGGGCCATCCGCGAGGGAATCGTCTCCATGTCGAGCGAAAGTAATGATCAAAAGACACTCATCATTATTACTGACGGTGAACAACTCGAGGGGGACGCCCTCGCCATGGCACGCCAAGCTGCCGGCAAGGGAATCAAAATCTTCACTGTCGGCGTCGGGACACCTGCCGGGGCCGTTATCCCCGTCCAAGCTCAGGATGGTTCGACAGGTTTGGTCCGGGATGCTGCCGGGCAGCCTGTCCGCTCCCAACTCAATGAAACCCTCCTCGCGCAAATAGCCGAGGCCACAGGCGGCTTTTACTCCCCCCTTGGACAACAAGGCCAAGCACTGATGGATATTTATGATAAAGGACTGGGCGGGGTGGAGAAAAAAGATATTGCGGAAAAAATGACCCGGGTTCCTATCGAAAGATTCCAGTTCCCACTTGTAGTAGCCATTATCCTCTTGATGATTGAATTCTTGCTCAGTGACCGCAAGAGCCGAGCTATCCCACGTCCCTTGCCCATTAAAAATAAATCTCTGATTATTCTCCTCTGTTTAGCCGGACTGAGTGCCTCCACCGGACTCCGAGCATCCCCTCAGGAAGCTGAAGCGCTCTACCAGCAAGGAAAATATGAAGAATCCCAAAAGTCATATTCTACAGCAGCAGATAAAAAGGCCTCCGACTACCGGTTAAAATTTAATGCCGGATCTGCCGCTTTTAAAGCCGGTGAATATGACACGGCTGAGAAAGACTTTAATGAAACCCTCAAATCAGAGGATCTGACCCTCCAACAAAAAGCCCTCTATAACTTAGGCAATACCTTTTACCGCAAAGGTCAACCCTTAGCCAAAGACAGTCCTGAGAAGGCAATCGCCCAGTGGGAACAGGCTTTAAAATCTTACGAAGGGGCTCTCACCCTCAATGACAAGGATGCTGATGCGAAGTTTAATCATGACTACGTAAAACGCAAAATCGAGGAGCTTAAGAAAAAGCAGGAGCAGGAAAAACAGAAAGACAAAAATAAACAAGACCAGAAGAAGGATGACCAGAAAAAAGATGGTCAGCAAAATGACCAAAAACAGGATCAAGGCCAGAACAAAGAAGACAAGCAGGATCAAAATAAAAAGGATGACCCCGGGCAAAATGGCCAAGACCAGAAAAAAGACGGTCAAGACAAGGACAAGGATAAAAATGAGGGGGACAAAGGTGACCAACCGAAAAAAGACAAACCTGAGGAGAAGCCCGGACAAGATGGCGGACAGCCCGGGGATAAAAAGGATCAAGGGAAAAAACCTGAAGAAACAGAAGGCATGCAAGGAGCCCCTCAACCCGGGCAACTCAGTAAACAACAGGCGATCCAACTCCTTGATTCCATGAAAGATTTCGAGAAAAAAATGCCCGTCTTTATTGACAATCCGAAAAATAACGAGGATCAATACAAGGATTGGTAACCATGATTAAACAACTGACATATACAACATTCCTCTTTTGCTTATTCATGGGCTCACATGTCTTTGCTAAGGATTTCTCGGTCACGGCAAATATCCGCCCCCCGACCATATCTTTGGGTGAGGCTGCCCAGCTCGAGATTACAATCAAAGGCGCCACATCGGCAGAAAGGCCGCTTATTCCAAAGATCGACGGTTTAACTATCCAGCCCGTAGGTTCACAAAATTTCCAGAATGTCCAAATTATCAATGGCCGTATGTCGGTCGATGCCGGGGTTACCCATATCTACCAGATCATCCCCTCTAAGGCCGGGACATTTACCATTCCCGGTATTTCTGTGGTGATTGACTCCAAAACCAGGGCGACAGAACCGATTGTCCTCACGGTACAGAACTCCACCCACCCACCCCTGCCCTCGACTGTGCAGGGCGCACCATCTCCCTCCTCGATCCCGGGCTCCCCTCAATCTCCACAACCGGTAGGCTCCACGAGCAAAGCAGCCATGCTAAAGTTATCATTTCCCCAGAGGAGTTATTATGTCGGGGAAACCATCCCCCTGATCGTGAAATTTTACCTGAATCCCCAAGTGAAACTTGTCGAGTTAACCCCTCCTTCCTTCGGAGGCGGATCATTCACATTGCCTAACCTGAATTTCCAGCCCATACAAAAAACGGAGATCGTTGATGGAGTCGAATACAATGTGCTTGAATGGAAAACATCCATCGGGACCATCAAAGAAGGGGACTTCGATGTCGTCAGTAATATCAAAGGGGTTATCGGGGTACCCACTCGGGCCAGACGCCCGGCAGGTATGGAAGGTGACTTTTTTGACAATTTCTTTAATCGTGGGACCGCAAATCAGGATATTAGTCTCGCCAGTGATGATCAAAAGATCGAAGTCCTCCCCTTACCCGAACAAGACAAACCCCGGGACTTCTCCGGTGCCATTGGTTCCTTCAAGATGGATTCTACCGCCACACCTACCACCCTCGTGGTCGGAGACCCTGTTACACTCAAAACCGTTATTTCAGGAACAGGTAATTTCCCCCAAATCTCAGCCCCCAAAATCAGTTCTGATAAACATTTTAAAACTTACACCCCGGGTTCAAAATTCGAGGCCTCCTCCGACAGTGAGATCACGGGGAAGAAGACCTTTGAGCAAATCGTGATCCCCACAGATCCTTCAGTCAAAGAATTACCCCCGGTTAATTTCAGTTTCTTTGATCCGACGCAGAAGAAATACATCACTCTCTCCTCCCCCTCAGTTCCATTGGTCGTGTCCTCCTCGGGGGCCTCACCCAGCACTAGCTACCAAAGTGCGAATACACCGGGGAAAGGCACAAAGGAGGCCCGCCTCAAGAAACAGGATGAGCTCGTCGAGAATAAACCTTTGATCGGTACTACCACCCATTCACTGACTCCTCTTAGCCAAGAAAATTATTATTGGATCGCCCAAGGTGTGCCGCTTGCTGTCTGGGGAATTTTCCTCGGTCTCTACCTCAGGCGCCACAAACTCGAGAATGACCCCGACCTGATCCGCAAACTCTCCATCGGCAAAGCTTTAAAGGAATACCTGAGCCAGATGGATCACGCGGCGGCAAAATCCGATACCCAGTCATTTTTCCAAGCAGCACGCCGGGCGATCCAGCAAGTCATCAGTGAAGAACAAAAATGTAATCCCGACTCGATCACCCTCGATAATCTCATCCACCAAGAAGGACTCGATGCTGAATATAAACAAGTCCTCGTCGAGATATTTGAAACAGCCGATATGGTCTCTTACTCAGGCACTTCCTTCGATGCTAAACGGCTGAATGAATGGAAAGATCGTATCCATAAGGCCATTACTGAAATCAGGAGGCATCAATGAGAAATTCCCTTTATTTCCTCACTTTCGCCTTACTCTCCCTTTTTCCGGGAGGACTCCGGGCCTCCAGTGCCCCCGAAAATACAGGGATTTTCCAGGCAGCAAATGTCGATTATCTTGGGGGGCGTTATGAAGATGCTATCCGGAAATATGAATCACTGGTATCGGGTCAAACCTTCAGTCCAGCCATCTTTTTTAACTTGGCAAATACTTATGCAAAGGACGGGAAAATAGGCAAGGCCATCGTCAACTATGAGAGGGCCCGTTATCTTTCGCCCCGTGACCCTGATATCCTGGCCAATTTAAAATTTATTACTCAGCAAGAACAAATTGCGCGTCCGGATGCCCGCTGGTTCCTTCAATACACCGTTTATTTGTCCCCTAACCAATGGTTCATCCTTTCATTCATCATGTTGGTTCTAGCTGCGGGAAATGGAATTGCGCGCGCACTCAAGCTCAATATCCCGGTCGCACTGAGAAAAAACATGATGCTCATCGTCTTACTCCTGGGAAGCATAGGATGCCTAGGCAGTGGATTCTATGTGCTCAGGAAATTCCAGTACGCAATCGTGACTAAACCAGAGACATCCATGACCCTCTCCCCCATTCCCGGCTCTCCACTTGTCACCGTCTTGACCGATGGACTCTTCGTTAAGCCTATCAAATCCCACGGCGATTACATACTTGTCCAGACTTTCAATAACCAAAAAGGCTGGGTCCCCCAATCATCCGTTGAAAACATCCTGATACGGTAGACACTCTTGAGAAATCCTTGGGGCAATTTGCACCAAGGTCAGTGCCCTGCTCTTTTATTGAATGCACTTTTACGTCGCACTGATACATCTATGGATAGGGTCATCCACTCCCTCTTATTTCTGGGACTTTGGATCAAAGACATCGCGGAGGCCGTCGCCGAGGAAATTCAGGGAGAGCAAGGTAATGGTCATGGTAGCTGCCGGAAAAACCAAGATCCACCAGTAGCTCGTGATCGGATTAATCACGCTGGCACCATCGGCGATCAAGGATCCCCAGCTCGAAAGGGGGGCTTGGATTCCTAACCCCAAAAAACTCAAAAATGATTCCTCCAAGATGACAACGGGCACGGTCAATGTCATGTACGTAATGACTACCCCGACGAGATTTGGCAGGAGGTGACGGAAGATGATCCGGGGAGTACTGGCTCCGAGGGAACGGGAAGCCATGACGAATTGCCTCTCCTTGAGCGCAAGCACCTGCCCGCGCACGATCCGGGACATGGTCAACCATTCCACAATCCCCAGGCCGATAAAGAGTAGTATAATACGGCCGTAACCGGAATAGTCACTCAAATGCATAAAGTCCAAGAGTCGGACTACGGATTTATCGAGGGCGGCAATCAGGACAATGACAAAAACAAGCCGGGGCATGGCATAAAGGATATCGACAAACCGCATCATGGTCTCATCCACCTTCCCCCCCGAATATCCGGAGACCATCCCATAAATCACACCAAAGCTCAGACTGACAAAAGCCCCTACCAGCCCGACGGCCAGTGACACCCTCGCCCCGTGCAATACTCGCACGAGTAAATCGCGTCCGTGGATATCCGTACCAAATGGATGAGCCAGGCAAGGAGCGGTGAATTGCGGGCCGCTGATGGATTCATACGTATATCCGTAGGTCAGCTTGATCAGGAGCGGACCAAAAACAGCCAATAAAGCCATCAATACCACGATAAAAAGGCCAATGATCGCCGCACGGTTACGTTTAAGCCGTCGCCAAGCCAGAGTCCATGGACCAGAAGATGTGACAGGAGCTTGGCTCATGATATTTTTATCCTCCGGTCGAGAAAGGTGTAAAGGATATCCACCACGAGATTCAGCACCACGAGTAAAATACAATAAACAATCACCACTCCGCCCACGAGGAAAAGGTCACGGTTAATCACACCAAAAACGAAGAAGGGACCCATCCCGGGGATTTTAAATATCTCCTCCACGACGAGTGAACCCGTCAGGATATTCGCGGCCAGAGGGCCGGCAAAAGAAACCACGGGAAGAATCGCCACTTTCAAGGCATGTTTAAAGAGGACCTTCCACTCGCTCAACCCCTTTGAACGCGCCGTCCGGACAAAATCTTGGTTAAGTGTCTCCAGCATACTCGTGCGCATCAGGCGGGCCACATAAGCGGCAAATGGGAGGGACAAGCAAAAAGCCGGAAGGATTAACTGCTGAATGGTGCCCCACCCTGCCACGGGAAAGATATGGGCATTCACAGCGAGAAAAAGGATTAATAAAGGAGCCGTCACGTAGGTGGGGATCGAAATGGCCAGCATGGCAACGAGCATCAATCCATTGTCTTGCCAGGAATTTTGCTTTAATGCGGCAAGGCTACCGATAAAAGTCCCAAAGCAAATTGCTAAAACAAAGGCGATACTCCCCAGCGTCGCTGAAACAGGCAGCGTCTGGGCAATAATCTCATTGACCGAACGGTTCATATACTTTGTGGAAAGCCGGAGATCCCCTTGTGCCACGTCCTTGAGATAGGATGAATACTGCTGCCAGAGGGTGCCATCGAGTTTATACTTTTCGAGTAATTTCTTTTCAACACTCTCAGGCAATTTGCGTTCAGCCGAAAAAGGTCCGCCGGGGGCGATCCTCATCAGGAAAAAAGTCAGTGTGACCACCACGAATAAAATGGGGATCAGCATCAATAATCTTTTGAGGATATAAATAAACATCACTTTTTCTTTTTATACATAAAGCGGATGGGATGTTCATCCACCAGATTATTCACGACACCACCGACTTTTTCAGGATCAAAGAAGTGGATGGCGACATTATAATAGAGGGGCAGGACCACGGCATCATCTTCGACGAGTATTTTCTCGGCTTGCTGAAAGAGCAT contains the following coding sequences:
- a CDS encoding ABC transporter permease subunit translates to MFIYILKRLLMLIPILFVVVTLTFFLMRIAPGGPFSAERKLPESVEKKLLEKYKLDGTLWQQYSSYLKDVAQGDLRLSTKYMNRSVNEIIAQTLPVSATLGSIAFVLAICFGTFIGSLAALKQNSWQDNGLMLVAMLAISIPTYVTAPLLILFLAVNAHIFPVAGWGTIQQLILPAFCLSLPFAAYVARLMRTSMLETLNQDFVRTARSKGLSEWKVLFKHALKVAILPVVSFAGPLAANILTGSLVVEEIFKIPGMGPFFVFGVINRDLFLVGGVVIVYCILLVVLNLVVDILYTFLDRRIKIS
- a CDS encoding BatD family protein, producing the protein MIKQLTYTTFLFCLFMGSHVFAKDFSVTANIRPPTISLGEAAQLEITIKGATSAERPLIPKIDGLTIQPVGSQNFQNVQIINGRMSVDAGVTHIYQIIPSKAGTFTIPGISVVIDSKTRATEPIVLTVQNSTHPPLPSTVQGAPSPSSIPGSPQSPQPVGSTSKAAMLKLSFPQRSYYVGETIPLIVKFYLNPQVKLVELTPPSFGGGSFTLPNLNFQPIQKTEIVDGVEYNVLEWKTSIGTIKEGDFDVVSNIKGVIGVPTRARRPAGMEGDFFDNFFNRGTANQDISLASDDQKIEVLPLPEQDKPRDFSGAIGSFKMDSTATPTTLVVGDPVTLKTVISGTGNFPQISAPKISSDKHFKTYTPGSKFEASSDSEITGKKTFEQIVIPTDPSVKELPPVNFSFFDPTQKKYITLSSPSVPLVVSSSGASPSTSYQSANTPGKGTKEARLKKQDELVENKPLIGTTTHSLTPLSQENYYWIAQGVPLAVWGIFLGLYLRRHKLENDPDLIRKLSIGKALKEYLSQMDHAAAKSDTQSFFQAARRAIQQVISEEQKCNPDSITLDNLIHQEGLDAEYKQVLVEIFETADMVSYSGTSFDAKRLNEWKDRIHKAITEIRRHQ
- a CDS encoding ABC transporter permease — translated: MSQAPVTSSGPWTLAWRRLKRNRAAIIGLFIVVLMALLAVFGPLLIKLTYGYTYESISGPQFTAPCLAHPFGTDIHGRDLLVRVLHGARVSLAVGLVGAFVSLSFGVIYGMVSGYSGGKVDETMMRFVDILYAMPRLVFVIVLIAALDKSVVRLLDFMHLSDYSGYGRIILLFIGLGIVEWLTMSRIVRGQVLALKERQFVMASRSLGASTPRIIFRHLLPNLVGVVITYMTLTVPVVILEESFLSFLGLGIQAPLSSWGSLIADGASVINPITSYWWILVFPAATMTITLLSLNFLGDGLRDVFDPKSQK
- a CDS encoding VWA domain-containing protein; the protein is MSFQYTYLLWVGLGAVVAAYFGLKYFEKDRLALLSRFASVKLLDELTKSVSWKRRHIKQWLILIVIALIFIALARPHVGYTWQEVKRRGHDILFAVDTSKSMLTPDINPDRLTRSKLAIIDMLEKLEGDRVGLIAFAGGSFLQCPLTIDYNAFRQTVEALDTNIIPRGGTDIAGAIREGIVSMSSESNDQKTLIIITDGEQLEGDALAMARQAAGKGIKIFTVGVGTPAGAVIPVQAQDGSTGLVRDAAGQPVRSQLNETLLAQIAEATGGFYSPLGQQGQALMDIYDKGLGGVEKKDIAEKMTRVPIERFQFPLVVAIILLMIEFLLSDRKSRAIPRPLPIKNKSLIILLCLAGLSASTGLRASPQEAEALYQQGKYEESQKSYSTAADKKASDYRLKFNAGSAAFKAGEYDTAEKDFNETLKSEDLTLQQKALYNLGNTFYRKGQPLAKDSPEKAIAQWEQALKSYEGALTLNDKDADAKFNHDYVKRKIEELKKKQEQEKQKDKNKQDQKKDDQKKDGQQNDQKQDQGQNKEDKQDQNKKDDPGQNGQDQKKDGQDKDKDKNEGDKGDQPKKDKPEEKPGQDGGQPGDKKDQGKKPEETEGMQGAPQPGQLSKQQAIQLLDSMKDFEKKMPVFIDNPKNNEDQYKDW